Below is a window of Mauremys mutica isolate MM-2020 ecotype Southern chromosome 11, ASM2049712v1, whole genome shotgun sequence DNA.
ATCATGGTTACAAAAAGCCCCACACACTTTAAACTTTATACAGCTCTTAATGACTGTGCTGAATGTAAGCACACACCCACATCCAGCTAAATCTATTAGTAGCACAGAAGACACTCCTCACAGACTGCAGGCTGAGTCAGCATTATCTAGTTCTTCTGGGTGCGAAGCATGTGCACTCACCAGTGCCCAAAGCATTAACTCGCTGTACAGCAACCTGACTCCAagctccaggagctgccccgcagTCTATCACAGAGAGCCCTGGACGAAGAACCTTATGTTTGTCATCTATCTCCAGCAGTTTGAAGGCACTCCGGCAACGATAATTATGTTGTTTTGTTGCCCTCACAAATGGATCCTTAAGATGTCGCTCCAGCCAGCGGTGCTCTGCCCCCGTTTTGCTCTTTAGATGTCCTGCTGCAGTGTGGAACCGTTGGCACTGAAGGGAAGTGCTCACCAACCTCTGATAACTATAAAAAAGAAAGGGAAGTTAATCTGTTTCTGCATAACTACTGTGCACTTGACAACCATATgtctctaaagcagtggtccccaaccttttcgtctggcgggcaccagacgaaggatcgtggcggcggtcgagcatccgccgaaatgccgccgaaattcggtggcatttcggcggcgacgcctctcgatgacgttgctTGTCGTCACATTATTGTATCACATTATTCAGGGGCCATAACCCATTGTCACATGGTATGTAATGATGCTGCAAAGGAATGTATCAGCTCAACATCACAGTATCAGACTCATGCAGTAGAATTTTGTCCCCATAACACACTGATTTCCCCGTTTGGGACAGTTGTTTTAGCATACAACAGTTAATCCTCTGCATCTCTACCAAAAATTTCTTTCCGTTCCAGAGATTTCAAACCAAGTTCATTGCGTGAGTTCAACAACTGCGCCCCACCTTTTTTCTCCCCAACTGTCCCTATTTCTAGATTTCAAATATGAACAAGTCTGAAGTTTTTCCTTTAAAGCAACAAAAGTGGTACCCTGCCCTATCCGATGCGACAGGCCTTGGGGAACGGGTGCTTGCGCGCACACAGCTCTTCCAGGCCCAAAAAGCGAGGAACAGAACAAGGGAGATGGAATGAGTCTTATTCTAGCACTGGGGAGTCACAGCCCGCCCCCCCGTAATGCACCACGGGCAGGGAGCGCCCTGCGAGCCCTCAGACCCCTCTCTCCAGGGGCCGGTGCTGGGGCTAGTGGTCACAAGTGTCTCTAGACCGGGCTGTCACTCGGTTCCGTTCCCTGCTCCCCGCTGTGCCACCTCCCGCGGGAAGAACAACCCGGGCTGAgcgcccccaccccgggcagcgGCACCGgagccccccgccgggccccTCACCGGCTCATGGCTCCGGCCCCCAGCCAAGCGCCTCCGCAGCCCCGCGCCCGGCTCCCGGCGTCTCCTCCGAGGCCTCCCCGCCCAGAAACACGCTCTGCGCCGCGGGTTCCGGCTCGGCTccgcgcggggcggggcggggagaaaGCGGCTTTCCGGCTCTGCGCGCCGCGGCCTCGCTCGGGCGCCCGGTCCGGCTCCTGCTTCCGTCCGGGCCCTTTTCGACGGAGCAACCGCCGCCGCCGGGCCGCTCCACGTGGGGCCGCCggggggcggagcggggcaggTGAGTGATGGGGGTCGGGGCGGCCCGAGCCGGGGGCGGCCAGGTTACTGGTGTGGGAcgggccaggccggggcgggAGCCCTGCTGGGCCAGGTGAGTGATGGGGGGAGGAGCAGACCGGGCCAGGTGAgtgatggggggggaggagcagaccGGGCCAGGTGAGTGATGGGGGGAGGAGCAGACCGGGCCAGGTGAGTGATGGGGGAcgggccaggccggggcgggAGCCCTGCTAGGCCAGGTGAgtgatggggggggaggagcagaccGGGCCAGGTGAGtgatgggggggaggagcagaCCGGGCCAGGTGAGTGATGCGATGTGGGGGAGCCCTGCTGGGCCAGGTTACTGGTGTGGGAcgggccaggccggggcgggAGCCCTGCTGGGCCAGGTAAGTGACGGGGGGGAGGAGCAGACCGGGCCAGGTTAGTGATGCGATGGGGGGGAGCCAGGTTACTGATATGGGATGGGCCAGGCCGGGGCGGGCCAGGTTAGTGAGGCGATGGGGGGGAGCCAGGTTACTGATATGGGATGGGCCAGGCCGGGGCGGGCCAGGTTAGTGATGGAGGCAGGGCGGAGCAGACCAGGTTAGTTATGGCGGGCGAGACAGGCCAGGGCGGGCCAGCTtagtgatggggggtgggggaagagcggCCGGGCCGAGAGCAGATAGGTCAGTGATGGGCTGGGCgctgaagtgggggggggggattggcttTAATCAGCAATCTCCGGGGCtaagtggggggcaggactgggcggGCATGACCCACTGACTAGTGCCCCTTCTCCGCACGCAGTCTGTGTACATAGGTGCTGGAAATGGGGGTGCTACCGCACAGCCTGGTTTTGAAGTGGTTCCCATCACACACACAGGGTTTATAGTTTAGGCtaatggctctcagctcccccactatATGAATTGTTCTAGCACCCCTGCCTGTGTATCCCATGCGCTGTGGGCGCAGGCCACGGTGTGTGATCACACTCTCCCAGCAGTGCCCGGCTCAGACCCATCTCCCCTTTGCACAGACGGAGCGATGTTCACAAGCAAGCTCTTCACACTGGTGCTGGTGGTGCAGCCCCAGCAGGTGTTGCTGGGCATGAAGAAACGTGGATTCGGGGCTGGGCGCTGGAATGGATTCGGGGGCAAAGTGCAAGTGGATGAGACCATAGAGCAGGCAGCCCACAGGTGAGATGGGTGGGGCACTGCATGGGCACATGTGTGCTGTGGGGGTGTGGGAGACAAGACCAGATGGGGCACTGATGGGTCAGTTGGTGACTCCTTACTGAACCAGAAGGGGCAGGCAGACTGGGTGATCCCTCTCTCTGAACTATTCAAACTGTCATTTGGCCAGGCATCTCCAAGTTAGGTGTGTAACAAGAGAATATCACTAACTTCTAGCATTTAGAAACCATGAGTCAgcctcccttttaaaaaaatcatgagatgtctttaaaaattataatttaaaacaaaaacactggGGGTTTTTATTTGCCATTTGGGTTTTGAATCTTTCCCGTTcgtgtttttcaatttttttatctTCAATGTTGAGGGCTGGAAACTTTCTttgaaaaatgaaagctgaagcTTTAAGAAAAGCATCAAATATCaggagacttgtgataaaatcacaagagttggcagcaccgatcagtgattttttttcccccttaacatAATTTATTACAAAAGCCTTAGCCCAATTAAATATTACGTGGCAAGTCTTTTGTGGGAAGATCACTGAGCTCTTTGTAAACTAATTAAGTATGGCAGGTTGCTACGGTTTATGTAGAGAATCACTTCACCCATCACTGAAAATGACTTGAGCTGTAAGTAGCACCTATTGCAATAGTCTCTATGCACTACACGAGTTGAGGACGTGACTGATGAATAGTGTGCTAAACAATGTAATTACATGAGTTGTAATTTGGCCAGGATACCAAGTTAATATCTCTGTTTCTCTGAAAGTGCCAGAGACTCTGGTAAACCTGTTTTAAGTTTCATCCAAAAGATAAGCAGCACAGAGTTGCCTTGGCTGTGTTGTGGGATTGTTTCAGTAAGGGCTCAAAGGAAGAGTGCCAGCTACTGAGTCACCAATACTGACTTTCTGCAGCACTTGGGTCTCTCTCCAATTATTGATTGAACCATCCCACTCCTATTTGTCTTGAGATCTGCTGGGATTGCAGCAGAAGGTAACATGGCAGATCACAGCTGAATCAGTAATTTCATATAAAATTTAATGTCAGCTTCATATAGAAGAGTTCTTCTGACATAAGCCCATGTCTCCCAACCTCCCAGCCCTTTCACAAATGCCTGAATTTTCCTTCAGAATGGCAGGGAGTTTGGCATTGCTACAGTAAGTCTCTGGGTATGTTACACTGGCTAGCTTTGCTTGTTTCTGGGAATTCCAAAGCTCCCTTCTGCATAGAGTAGTTTACTTTGCAGACAACTGGTCTCTCACAGAGCTTGTTCagctgcattttatataacagCCTTTCAGATGAGTTACTGACAGTTTATGGCAGGAGGGAGATGAGCCTCCTTTCTACAGTGTGCTGTTGGTTTGTTAGGCTCTTGCTACTGCTGAAAATAGGGTAGATGGGATGCTTTGAATAATTTAACATTAAATAAGTATTTGTAAAGTTCTCAGAGTACTGCACACCAGCACTGAGGTTCTATTTCATAGGTGTACACTGGCCACTTGCACCATTGCTTGGCTTTAACATGTAGGAGTTTTCAGCCATACTTGGAATGTTTCAGCGATCACAAGCGGCGTGGTCAGCACCCTGACAAAGGAGGTTGCTCTGGACTGTGTGTAGCAGCTCATCAGAGCTGGAGCCCTCGTGTAGCAGCTCATCAGAGCTGGCAGCAGTGGCACTCTGGGGAACTAGCTCAGCCACCAATTGCACCAGCCTGTTGGATCTGGCTCTCTCGTGCCATCCCATCTCTGGGTAGGGCTTAGCATACATAATGACTAACTGTTAATCTGAGACATGGATCAAATTATGTTTCCTGCTTCAAGGGCTACTGTACCTCACTTGATACACAGTATCCCCTAGAGCCCTCAAACGCCCAACATTGTTCACCATGTCATTATCTTATTAAGGGAGCACTGAAGTGGTTCATTattctaatttaattttttacCCATTATGTTTCCAGCCACGGTGTAGGGAACTGGACTGTACACAGATGTATCTAACTGCTTAGAAAGCCATAGCAGTGTCACACCCAGTGAAATGAAGCCTGTGAAATGAAGCTTTACGCTCTGTTGCTGAGAAAACATCTATTTTAGACACTATCATCTATTCCAGGAAGATCAACTAAAATTAGTCAAACCATGAAATCAGTGTGTAATTCTAAAATGGGATTGATGCCAGAGAGAGGTTGATACCTTACGGAAGGTTCCCATTACACTTAACTTGGGAGTTACTGCCCtgccaaaaataataataaaatccaaCTGCACATTCATTTTAAAGTCAAGTCTAACTTTAATTAAATACTGCAGCTGAATATACAGTAGCTTTCAAACTATGAGTTATTGCTGTACATTGGAAGAGCCCTGGACTAAGCTCACAGTTCCATACCGAATCTGTCAGGGGCAGGCAAAAAACTGCCTAAAGTGCATTTATGTAAATAAAGCAGTTcatctatttttttccccaagtggCCCAAGCcctgtgtgatgaagtggggaacTGGCTGGCAACTTCAGAGAAGACATAGCAGAATTTTAAGTATATCCTTTAGCCTCTCCTACTTTCACATAGTGTGTACACAGCAAGTTCACTGTAGTCACTGCTTTTTTGTAATAGTTGACACAATTTACACTGGTCTAAATAAGATGTAAAATATTTGGCATCACATGGATTGTGAGGATATCCTGCATTAGTATTGGAATGAAGCCCAGCAGTTCTGTCCTCTGAACACAGTTCACTACAGGTTTTTGTACTGGCAATTCAGACCTGCAAATGAAAGCTGTTACATATTTGACCAATAAAATACTGCTGAAGATTCAGAATATCTGAATTAAAAGGGGAGCCAGATCAATATTTAAATGAGACACCTTTTGTAGTCCTTAGGTGTGCATTGGAAGCGGAGGTGACAAGTCAAAAGTAACATTCTTCTCTGGGTCAGTGGCATGGCCCCCAGCATGGTGTTTTCCGATAAGATGTAAATGTGGCTATTTTTGCTCATCAGAGAAGAAACTGACACTTTTCATAACAATAGGCATACCAACCCAACAGTTCTGAACAAATTTAAGCTTTGATCATTGCATCCAACCTTCCAAAATCCCCCCTGCATTTCAGCTGGATATAGTATTGACTTCCTGTCTCGAACCATTACCTAGTATCCTGTGCTATTAAACAGCAGTTTCATTCTGCCTCAGCAGTTGCTGAATTCCACTGGTAAATGCAGACATCCCTATATATCTTACCTTCCTCATCAAGATGTCTGAAAGCTTAACTGATATTTGCAAAGCACTATGTGCTGCCTTGGGGAAGGATCCCATAGAACTGCTCAGTATTAAAAGTGAGGCTGGAGATGGTGAGAGTTTTCACCCAGCTGTAGTGTATCTTAAAAAGGATCTGCCCCTTGCAAGAGGAGTAATGTTTGAATAACTTGATTTAGTACAAAAGTACAGAGTTCAACTGTAAAAGGCTAAACCTAATCTTTCCTCTACCTAATTTCTCCAGAAtgtctcttttttaaaatcttgatttttttcctaTAACAAGtatttacaacatttttaatAAGCCTGCTTCCGGCAATGAGCAGTAGGCTTGTCCTAAATCCACTGAGATCTCTACTCACAGGGTGCCATTTTCTGCCAGTCTTCCCCTGTAGAGTCTGGAATACGCCATTATTATCCAAACAGcaacattcacacacacaaagttgTAACAGTTCCCTGCTTTCTGGATTTCATGATGTATCATTTAGGAATGGCTCATTAGCCCTTGCTCTAATAGTTTTCATCTAACACTGGTGCGTGGTCCCAGCAGATTGCAGATCCCAGCATGCTCCGAGCCATCTTGGTCCAAGTAGGCTGGCAATTTGGAATTCAAGCTGGACCAATACTTGCTGGGACCTGTGCACTTTGTGAGTTACAATTTGCTCTCATCTTCCACTGGCAGGTGCACCCTCTACACTCCTGACAAGTTGCCAATGTGATCGTAAGCTGAGGAAGTTTTAGGCACTCCTGCCTTAAAGTTGTCAACTTCCCCCCTCAATTTCTCTGTCCACGTTTGTGCAAAAGATGCAGGCTGTCTCTCTGCCTTCCCCccagagtggtgtgtgtgtgtagacgtTGACTGTTGAGTTTGTGTTTTCCCACTGCTCGCCCTCATGCAAAGATATCTGTCCCTCTTGCAGGGAGTTGCTGGAAGAGAGCGGATTGACTGTAGACAATTTGCAGAAGATGGGTCAGATCACCTTTGAGTTTGTAGGTAACTCTGAGCTCATGGAAGTCCACATCTTCCGGGCGGACACCTTTCACGGAGAGCCAACAGAAAGTGACGGTAGGAGCACGGGGCAAGTGGCAGCACAAAGAAGATTTGTTTGCCCCGATTTCCTAAAACTTAAAAGCTTATGTGGAGAAGGGGTGATGCTGGTCCCAATCTTATGTGGGCCTCTGTGATGCACATTGAATTTCTCTTCCCCACTACCCTCAATATTAGTTTTAGACTTTCAGCCCTCATTCTCCTGACCAGAAGCTTCCTGCCAGGGTTTACTAGAAAGCAGGTGGTGGCTGAGTAGGGCTATGTTGTCTGAGCAACATTAGCAGCCCATTGCCTCCCTGAGTCCTGCTTCTTCCTCTGGACAATTTCCCCCTACAATCCCTCCATAAGGAAGCCAGCTAGCTGTGCAGGCCTATGGATCATAGTTGTTGGAGTGCTTTCCTTCCCTCCTAGGACACCCAGCATCAAAACAAAAGAGCAGTGAAGTAAGTTTACCCAAACCTCTTTATCCTTCCTATTTTAGAAATGCGTCCGCAGTGGTTTCAACTGGATCAGGTGCCTTTCAGTCACATGTGGCCAGATGATGTCTACTGGTTCCCCCTACTGCTCCAAAAGAAGTTGTTCCGGGGCTATTTTAAGTTCCAGGGCCTAGACACTATTCTGGAGTACACGCTGAGACAGGTGGAGGAGGTTTGAGAGGAAACAGCAGCATTCCGCCCTCACCAAATACATCATTGCCCATATTGGGCCAGGCCCCAACTATTGGGTGTTAACCCGCCATAGCAGTGACCACTTTATGCAGTGCTCTCCTTTCTCAGCAGAGGATACTTGAGGGAGAACAAAAGACAGCAGTTCTTGTGCTGGTACAGTTCCAAGGTGTGGGGTGTTTCAGTTATGGCTTGGTAATGACTCCCATAATTCAATGGTATCCCTTCTCCTTTAACAGTTAGCTCAATAATCTGTTCCTTCTCAGATGGCCCTCTTTTACATTAAAATACTAAAATGAATATAGCGTTCGTGGTCTGATTCATGTTCCAGGGAAGTGACAAGATGATTTCTGAAAGGCCCTTTAAAGTAGCCCAGAAGCAGGAGACGTGCCCCCAGGCAGCATAGAGACTGGAGCGTAACAGTTAACCACTTTCTTCACAGGCTACAGCACTGGAACTAGCACTCCCCTTAATTCTCTTCCCCACCCATCCTACAAACTGGGACAGTCTATTGCTTCCTCTTATTCAGGGCCAGCTGGGCATGGACCTGTGCATGGCTCTAGTTCTTTTCCTCTCGAAGCAGCAGGAGGTTGTGGCAATGGGTAAAATAAAGCAATGTGGTTGCACAGCATTGCTTAGGCCTTGCCCAGGGTCTCATTTCTCTTAACTATTCATTCACTGTTTAAATGGTCATTAACTGTCCCTCCTGCTCAGCTGTTCATGCTGACAAGTGAACATGTGCTATAAAGCTCAGAACCTTCAGCAGGGGCTTTCTAATAGGTTTtaccccaggacagcagcaggtGAGCTGTACAGGGCTTGCGTCTCCTCCCAACTCAGCATGCAGGGCAGTGAGTTTAATCAGTCCATACCAGAAATAATAAAGCCACTCTTAACTTCTTATACAAGTATTTTTTTGTCttacaaatacatattttttaaacagtTGGAGATAGAATCTTGGAATGTAATATAATCTGTAAACAGTTCCAGTCTATCAGCTGTAGTAATAGTTTTTTAATTCCTGCAGTTTGATAAAGTGCTTTATACATAAGACTATTTGAGCCAAGCAAAGATACAGGGTTTTCCCAAACACATCCTCCAACCAAGCCTGCTTCTTCCTATCTCCATCCAGCTGCTCTGAATAGTCTGTACTAGTCAAAGTGCCATTCCTCATGCACGTGGCAAGCCTTGGCTTGAAGGCAAAGGATAAGAGTTAGTGCCTTGTACCTCTGCCATTCATTCTGTATTACAAACACTCTATTGCCTCTGCCACTATGGCGGAGACCAGTATTTTGAATTCTGtcctcacctgagctgctgctTCATCTTTCAGTAAAGTCACAGTCTTGAACTTGTGCAGCTAGCCTGTTACAAATTCAGCAGTGACTTCCATGGGTGATCAAAAAGGAAGAGCAGATGGAGCAGAGACAAGAAGAGAATAAGGCCCTGTTTAAACATAGTGATCCCATGAGCAAGTCACAggtaaggggggggaggggagcggagagtGATAGTTTGGaaagtttcctcatctgtaaacaCCTTCTGTGCAGCTGGTCAGAGTAGGAACCGCATGTTGTCCCCTTCCGGTTAGAAACAGCAGTGGCAATAGGAAAGGCAGGCTACATGGCTCTTTTGGTGGAAAGGAGACCAATTTTGTTACTGAAGAGTCAGGTTCTCCTCTCTGGCTTCATATTTATCTACAGACCTGGCTTCTTCAAGACATTCTGGTGCAGACACACTCGCACTGAAAATTATACGTCTGGATGCCTTATCTACAAAGTCACATCGCAAATGGGTGGAAGCCCCCATGAGGTCAATATGTGCAGAGAAAGCTTCCATTCAGAAAGGCACATTAACTCTTTGGTTCTAGAGCTCACAGCAACAGCAGGTCTTGGCTAACTGGCATGCCCTCTTCAACTCATTTCCTGTTGTGCTTAACATCAATTCAAAACTAATTCTAGTCATCAGAGAAAATTTGGCAAGCTAATGCCCTACCAGCTCTGGTGTTGGGAACTGCTTGTTCAATGCATTATGTTTTGTTTTCACTATTTGTGTTTGTTAGTCTGAACATAGCATGGACCATGGAAGCAGCTGGTTCAGCTTCCTCTACATTGCATTTGTCGCACACAGAGAACTGAAGTCAGTTTGACTTTTCTACCTGGCCCTCTTCCACAGCAGAGAAGTTGTAATAGACGCTGTCTCTGCAAACTGCATTGACCctaaactgagaggagaataCAAGTGCAGAAGCCCCTTCTCTGCTGCTGGAAGTAGTCATGCCACCACCATTTGGATTTCAGACCAGAAAGGCTAAGTCTATAAAAATAGGTTTGCAAGTTAAAGCTTGTATGAACTCCAGTATGAGAGGAAGATGCTTACAGAGGGAGTAGTAACCAGGGCAGTCCCCCAGGATGTGGCATTGGCTGTATCAGGTATATGAACACGAGGCACTCATTCTCTCTTGAAAGCTGCCCAAAATTTAGCAGATGTTGTTGAAAGGCAACTGCAGTCCTCACTGAAGCAGTGTATGCTCATCCCTGTCTTCATTCAGGGGCTAGAACAAGGCGACTGCACAAATGGATGTATTCTCACTCAGCGACTCCAATGAAACATTTCTTTTTAAGATAGATTTATATATGTCACAGGCTTAAGCTGATTATCCTACTGAATTCCATAAGCAGAGCCTGTAAGGGCTGCTGCGTAAAGAACAGCAATGAACAGTTATCCCTTGGACAGCTAACTTTAATATGAGCTTAAGAGTTTAGAAATAGTTGTTACACTTTCAGGCTTTTTATAACTGTGAAAAAGGGCAAAGTTTCTTTCTACTAGAGCCAACTCTTTGCTATGCTGACAATCACCCTCTATCAGACAACTGATGCAGGCAATGCAGCTCCCCATTATATGGGAGATCCAGACTTTTCCAAGATAATGTACAGTATTTTCTTATTTTGattatttgtttaatttaaacaGTAGACACGCTACTCTTTGATtaccaaacaaataaaaagatttatgctgggggtgcaggagctggggTTGACCACAACCAggcaacacatttttaaaagcattgaTACTGTCTACACTAGTGTTTAAAATCACATTAAAATGTAAGCTAACATAAAGCAACCTATCTTCCTAGTCTAAACAAGGTGAAATGTTTCCTGTCTATCACTCAAGATG
It encodes the following:
- the NUDT1 gene encoding 7,8-dihydro-8-oxoguanine triphosphatase isoform X3 → MAPAPSQAPPQPRARLPASPPRPPRPETRSAPRVPARLRAGRGGEKAAFRLCAPRPRSGARSGSCFRPGPFRRSNRRRRAAPRGAAGGRSGADGAMFTSKLFTLVLVVQPQQVLLGMKKRGFGAGRWNGFGGKVQVDETIEQAAHSHGVGNWTVHRCI
- the NUDT1 gene encoding 7,8-dihydro-8-oxoguanine triphosphatase isoform X2 — encoded protein: MFTSKLFTLVLVVQPQQVLLGMKKRGFGAGRWNGFGGKVQVDETIEQAAHRELLEESGLTVDNLQKMGQITFEFVGNSELMEVHIFRADTFHGEPTESDEMRPQWFQLDQVPFSHMWPDDVYWFPLLLQKKLFRGYFKFQGLDTILEYTLRQVEEV
- the NUDT1 gene encoding 7,8-dihydro-8-oxoguanine triphosphatase isoform X1, translated to MFTSKLFTLVLVVQPQQVLLGMKKRGFGAGRWNGFGGKVQVDETIEQAAHRCVVPADCRSQHAPSHLGPSRLAIWNSSWTNTCWDLCTLELLEESGLTVDNLQKMGQITFEFVGNSELMEVHIFRADTFHGEPTESDEMRPQWFQLDQVPFSHMWPDDVYWFPLLLQKKLFRGYFKFQGLDTILEYTLRQVEEV